The following coding sequences lie in one Helicobacter kayseriensis genomic window:
- a CDS encoding MATE family efflux transporter — translation MKSVDLKRDSIVRLFFYYFLPALFSMLSMSTHAIVDGFFVAHALGENTVAALGITWPVFPMLVACELLFAIGGSSLISYYLGKGDIQGAKKIFSSIIYFVLILGLCISVVLFLWTREIALFLGASIQIEKMVVDYLEIIFLGAFIMFLHPVLDMFVVNDKRPVLAMSSMIIAALGNVIFNYIFLFVMDLGIRASALATILGNTLAIVILLSHFVQKKGDLSFVRNFSLKDVLISAKNGIPASVSEMSAGIVMLLYNVTLMQAIGERGVIIYTVTMYGGIIFFTILLSIAQGIQPISSFNYGANQLARVKEVYRFGLFFTLAVSFVVYGLFYMFGEEFARAFLDSKRAGLRDVELISDIAFVMKIWFVAYLALGINMVSSIFLQSIQRPWGALLITLCYTIILTPIFLPLLKQYFGEIGIWSAYPLASVITIFVASIVLRYEFKKGVFAK, via the coding sequence ATGAAAAGTGTTGATTTAAAGCGCGATTCAATTGTGCGATTATTCTTTTATTATTTCTTGCCCGCATTGTTTTCTATGCTTTCAATGAGTACTCATGCAATCGTAGATGGCTTCTTTGTTGCTCATGCATTAGGTGAAAATACTGTAGCTGCTCTTGGCATTACATGGCCTGTTTTTCCCATGCTGGTTGCTTGCGAGCTTCTTTTTGCAATTGGCGGTTCATCATTGATTTCTTATTATCTTGGAAAGGGAGACATACAAGGAGCGAAAAAAATATTTAGCTCCATTATTTATTTTGTCTTGATTTTGGGGCTATGCATAAGTGTTGTGCTTTTTTTGTGGACGCGTGAGATTGCATTGTTCTTGGGCGCAAGCATTCAGATTGAAAAAATGGTTGTGGATTATTTAGAAATTATTTTTCTTGGTGCTTTTATTATGTTCTTGCATCCTGTTTTGGATATGTTTGTTGTCAATGATAAAAGACCTGTGCTAGCGATGAGTTCTATGATTATCGCTGCTTTGGGTAATGTAATTTTTAATTATATTTTTCTTTTTGTGATGGATTTAGGGATAAGAGCAAGTGCCCTTGCTACAATCTTGGGTAACACTCTTGCTATTGTGATTCTGCTATCTCATTTTGTGCAGAAAAAGGGAGATTTATCTTTTGTGCGAAATTTTAGTCTCAAAGATGTTTTGATTTCAGCCAAAAATGGAATCCCCGCTTCAGTTTCAGAAATGAGTGCAGGGATTGTTATGTTGCTTTATAATGTGACACTTATGCAAGCCATCGGGGAGAGAGGGGTGATTATTTATACAGTGACAATGTATGGGGGAATTATATTTTTTACAATTTTACTTTCTATTGCTCAGGGGATACAGCCAATTTCAAGTTTTAATTATGGGGCCAATCAGCTTGCGCGAGTAAAAGAAGTTTATCGTTTTGGGCTTTTCTTTACTCTTGCTGTTAGCTTTGTTGTTTATGGATTGTTCTATATGTTTGGAGAAGAGTTTGCGCGTGCATTTTTAGATTCAAAGCGAGCTGGCTTGAGGGATGTGGAGCTAATATCTGATATTGCTTTTGTGATGAAGATTTGGTTTGTCGCCTACCTTGCATTGGGGATTAATATGGTAAGTTCTATTTTTTTGCAATCCATTCAACGTCCATGGGGCGCATTATTAATTACTCTTTGTTATACCATTATATTAACGCCTATTTTTCTCCCTCTTCTAAAACAATATTTTGGAGAAATTGGGATTTGGAGTGCTTATCCTCTTGCTTCTGTGATAACAATCTTTGTTGCAAGTATTGTTTTGAGGTATGAATTTAAAAAAGGAGTCTTTGCAAAATGA
- a CDS encoding F0F1 ATP synthase subunit C, whose protein sequence is MKKVFFLMFVCLGVAFASDEAMIKAYSVLGAIVGLGIAAFGGALGMGYTASATISGIARNPSVGGKLTGTMFLALALIEAQVIYTLVLAIIAFYANPFI, encoded by the coding sequence ATGAAAAAAGTATTCTTTTTGATGTTTGTTTGTTTGGGAGTTGCTTTTGCTAGCGATGAGGCAATGATTAAGGCTTATTCTGTGTTGGGAGCTATTGTTGGATTGGGGATTGCTGCTTTTGGTGGAGCTTTGGGGATGGGATATACAGCTTCAGCTACAATTTCAGGAATTGCTAGAAATCCAAGTGTAGGTGGAAAGCTAACAGGAACAATGTTTCTTGCTTTGGCATTGATTGAAGCTCAAGTTATCTATACTCTTGTATTGGCAATCATTGCATTCTATGCAAATCCATTTATTTAA
- a CDS encoding HAD family hydrolase, whose product MKEKILLFDLDGTLIDSTDAILESFLKTTKFYGIDLDERRDEVCALIGMTLSDMFLKMGVINEKIDECIKIYRGYYREVFLEKTHLLPKVKEALEALPNTYKMAVVTSKSHFFSEKILENLKILKYFFTIVGIEDTEEPKPSAQPILKALEGIDYGQSKVFMIGDTLFDMQAAQNAGVIGIGVRGKYQKDLEKYTPFVFEDIAAALDYIKEQE is encoded by the coding sequence ATGAAAGAAAAGATATTGTTGTTTGATTTGGATGGAACATTGATTGATTCAACGGATGCGATTTTGGAAAGTTTTTTGAAAACGACCAAGTTTTATGGGATTGACTTAGATGAGCGCAGAGATGAGGTTTGTGCCTTGATTGGAATGACTCTTTCAGATATGTTTTTGAAAATGGGTGTAATAAATGAGAAAATCGATGAATGCATTAAGATTTATCGAGGTTATTATCGCGAAGTTTTTTTAGAAAAGACTCATTTGTTACCAAAGGTAAAGGAGGCTTTAGAAGCACTGCCAAATACCTATAAAATGGCCGTTGTAACATCCAAATCACATTTCTTTTCAGAAAAGATTTTAGAAAATCTTAAAATATTAAAGTATTTTTTTACCATTGTTGGGATTGAAGATACAGAGGAGCCAAAACCCAGTGCACAGCCTATTTTGAAGGCTTTGGAGGGGATTGATTATGGTCAATCTAAAGTTTTTATGATCGGAGATACATTGTTTGATATGCAGGCTGCCCAGAATGCTGGTGTGATTGGGATAGGAGTAAGGGGGAAGTATCAAAAAGATTTGGAGAAATATACTCCATTTGTTTTTGAGGATATCGCAGCGGCCTTAGATTACATTAAAGAGCAGGAATAG
- a CDS encoding 4Fe-4S dicluster-binding protein encodes MKGWNEFEIGSVLFPLNEDGMKAQEKMPQERSYTENSSRSASVAHWRVQKPVHNVEHCINCFFCWVYCPDASILAKDEKMSGVDYVHCKGCGVCVSVCPTNPKSLLMFDEVEEEKDALKKWPQKETK; translated from the coding sequence ATGAAAGGTTGGAATGAATTTGAAATCGGTTCAGTGCTTTTTCCTCTCAATGAAGATGGAATGAAGGCTCAAGAAAAAATGCCTCAAGAAAGAAGCTATACAGAAAACAGCTCAAGAAGTGCAAGCGTTGCACATTGGAGGGTTCAAAAGCCTGTTCATAATGTTGAACATTGTATTAATTGTTTTTTTTGTTGGGTTTATTGTCCTGATGCATCTATTTTGGCCAAAGATGAAAAAATGAGCGGAGTAGATTATGTTCACTGCAAAGGGTGTGGAGTGTGCGTTTCTGTGTGCCCAACAAATCCAAAATCTTTGTTGATGTTTGATGAAGTTGAAGAAGAAAAAGATGCGCTTAAAAAATGGCCACAGAAAGAGACTAAATAA
- a CDS encoding 2-oxoacid:ferredoxin oxidoreductase subunit alpha, whose protein sequence is MASKYELSKIEVWDGNMAASHALRQAQIDVVAAYPITPSTPIVQNYGKFLSDGYIDGEFVMVESEHAAMSACVGAAAAGGRVATATSSQGFALMIEVMYQASGMRVPIVLNLVNRALAAPLNVNGDHSDMYLSRDCGWINLCTYNPQEAYDFNLMAFRISEDMRVRIPTIVNQDGFICSHTAQNVQPLSDDEAYAFVGEYKTKNALLDFSKPATYGAQTEEDWHFEHKAQLHHDLMNSVGVIEEVFEEFAKLTGRKYSLVESYDMSDAEVAIVALGTTVESARVAAKSAREKGIRAGVVSIRSLRPFPYKQVAEALQNCKAVAMLDRSLPAGAMGMLFNEVGVALLQNAQNKAILSNYIYGLGGRDMTQEALLNIYHELNENAKAGKLTHETQQFVGLRGKKMAFN, encoded by the coding sequence ATGGCTTCAAAGTATGAATTATCAAAAATAGAAGTTTGGGATGGGAATATGGCAGCAAGTCATGCCTTGCGTCAAGCTCAGATTGATGTTGTTGCTGCATATCCTATCACTCCTTCAACTCCAATTGTTCAAAATTACGGAAAGTTTTTGAGTGATGGATATATTGATGGAGAGTTTGTTATGGTGGAATCGGAACATGCCGCTATGAGTGCATGTGTCGGAGCTGCGGCTGCTGGTGGAAGGGTTGCTACAGCAACAAGTTCACAAGGGTTTGCGCTTATGATTGAGGTCATGTATCAAGCTTCGGGTATGAGAGTGCCAATTGTTCTTAATCTTGTTAATCGTGCTCTTGCTGCTCCTTTAAATGTAAATGGAGATCATTCTGATATGTATTTGAGTCGCGATTGTGGGTGGATTAATTTATGTACTTATAACCCTCAAGAAGCGTATGACTTCAATCTAATGGCATTTAGAATCTCTGAAGATATGAGAGTAAGGATCCCCACAATTGTCAATCAAGATGGTTTTATTTGTTCTCACACAGCACAAAATGTTCAGCCCTTGAGCGATGATGAGGCATATGCTTTTGTTGGTGAATATAAAACAAAAAATGCTCTTTTGGATTTTTCAAAGCCAGCTACTTATGGAGCACAGACAGAAGAAGATTGGCATTTTGAACATAAGGCTCAATTGCATCATGATTTAATGAATTCAGTTGGTGTGATTGAAGAAGTTTTTGAAGAATTTGCAAAACTCACAGGTCGAAAATACTCTCTTGTAGAAAGCTATGATATGAGTGATGCAGAAGTTGCAATTGTTGCTCTTGGAACAACCGTAGAATCGGCACGAGTGGCGGCAAAAAGCGCAAGAGAAAAAGGAATTAGAGCAGGTGTTGTATCCATTCGATCTTTAAGACCATTCCCTTATAAGCAAGTTGCAGAAGCTCTACAGAATTGCAAAGCTGTAGCGATGTTGGATCGCTCTCTTCCAGCTGGGGCAATGGGAATGTTGTTCAATGAAGTGGGTGTTGCGTTATTGCAAAATGCACAAAACAAGGCAATTCTTTCAAATTATATTTATGGTCTTGGTGGAAGAGATATGACGCAAGAAGCGTTGTTGAATATTTATCACGAGCTTAATGAAAATGCAAAAGCGGGCAAGCTTACACATGAGACACAGCAGTTTGTCGGGCTTCGTGGCAAAAAAATGGCATTTAATTAA
- the kdsB gene encoding 3-deoxy-manno-octulosonate cytidylyltransferase has protein sequence MIIIPARLHSTRFPQKMLTDILGYPMIVRTAMMAKEVDDVCVATDSVEIKEVCEHYGILSVLTDSNHLSGTDRCAEAARKLGVSQDEIILNVQGDEPFLESKILQNLKEMMKTSCAFMGTCIKEIAYDQIQDPNLVKVVLDSKQQAMYFSRAPIPFDREKNTNALHYGHLGIYAFKNKHLQEFCTLPKSPLEEVEKLEQLRALWNQKIIQTLLVKTQSIGIDTLEDKQRAIEIFG, from the coding sequence ATGATTATTATTCCTGCAAGATTACATTCCACGCGTTTTCCTCAAAAAATGTTGACTGATATTTTGGGATATCCAATGATAGTACGCACTGCAATGATGGCAAAAGAGGTTGATGATGTATGTGTTGCAACCGATTCTGTTGAAATTAAAGAAGTATGTGAGCATTATGGGATTTTATCTGTTTTGACAGATTCCAATCATCTAAGCGGGACAGATCGTTGTGCTGAAGCCGCAAGAAAGCTTGGTGTCTCTCAAGATGAGATAATTCTCAATGTTCAAGGAGACGAGCCTTTTTTAGAATCAAAAATCTTGCAAAATTTGAAAGAAATGATGAAAACTTCTTGCGCGTTTATGGGGACCTGTATCAAGGAAATTGCCTATGATCAAATTCAAGATCCAAATTTAGTTAAAGTTGTTTTGGATTCTAAGCAACAGGCAATGTATTTTTCAAGAGCACCCATTCCTTTTGATCGAGAAAAAAATACAAATGCTTTGCACTACGGACATTTGGGAATCTATGCTTTTAAAAATAAACATCTTCAGGAATTTTGCACTCTGCCCAAATCTCCCCTTGAGGAAGTTGAAAAGTTGGAGCAATTAAGGGCACTTTGGAATCAAAAAATAATCCAAACTCTGCTTGTAAAAACTCAAAGCATAGGGATTGATACACTAGAAGACAAACAGCGCGCAATAGAGATCTTTGGTTAG
- a CDS encoding phosphoribosyltransferase, with protein sequence MEDLRGYFKNVDDALEQLVAKINLIDLSNTLVMGIFREEAVLAKKVAQYFGIPVEYLLVAALRAPENKECSIAFVSEMMDVVVDDGLISSFGISNDEVFDLAKKNYQSVIRSWQKKIRGEEEMKDMSNKHVLIVDEGIEIGFGVELAIRACIKSGCRSISVASPVLSEGIYSFLLERCDQIYYVLNPQYFVSTHYYYRDLLSADVDLLSFKASFL encoded by the coding sequence ATGGAAGATTTGAGAGGATACTTTAAAAATGTTGATGATGCATTAGAGCAACTAGTAGCAAAAATCAATTTAATTGATTTAAGCAATACGCTTGTTATGGGGATTTTTAGGGAAGAAGCAGTCCTTGCAAAAAAGGTGGCTCAATATTTTGGAATCCCAGTGGAGTATCTTTTGGTGGCTGCACTTAGGGCCCCTGAAAACAAAGAATGCTCCATTGCTTTTGTGAGTGAAATGATGGATGTTGTGGTTGATGATGGATTGATTTCCTCATTTGGAATCTCTAATGATGAAGTGTTTGATCTGGCAAAGAAAAATTATCAAAGCGTTATCCGCTCTTGGCAAAAAAAGATTCGAGGCGAAGAAGAGATGAAGGACATGTCTAATAAACATGTTTTGATTGTTGATGAGGGGATTGAAATTGGATTTGGAGTAGAACTTGCAATTAGGGCATGTATTAAGAGTGGATGTAGAAGCATTTCTGTCGCTTCTCCTGTTTTATCTGAGGGCATATATTCGTTTTTGCTTGAAAGGTGCGATCAGATTTATTATGTGCTCAATCCCCAATATTTTGTTTCAACTCATTATTATTATCGAGATTTATTGAGTGCGGATGTTGATTTATTGTCTTTTAAGGCATCGTTTTTGTAG
- a CDS encoding pyruvate flavodoxin oxidoreductase subunit gamma, which translates to MLEIRWHSRAGQGAVTGAKGLADVVAGTGKQVQAFAFYGSAKRGAAMTAYNRVDESPILNHEKFMRPDYVLVIDPGLTFIADICANEKKETKYIITTHLSKEELVAKKPELKGKELYTLDCIKISLETIGKPIPNAPMLGALMKVSGMLELNYFLEAFIKLLGKKLPQKIIDANREAITRAYNEVK; encoded by the coding sequence ATGCTAGAAATAAGATGGCATAGTCGAGCTGGTCAAGGTGCAGTGACTGGAGCAAAGGGGTTGGCAGATGTTGTTGCTGGAACAGGGAAGCAAGTGCAAGCATTTGCATTCTATGGTTCAGCAAAAAGAGGAGCAGCAATGACTGCTTACAATCGTGTTGATGAGAGTCCAATTCTCAATCATGAGAAATTTATGCGCCCAGATTATGTGCTTGTGATTGATCCTGGTTTGACTTTTATTGCAGATATTTGTGCAAATGAAAAAAAAGAAACTAAATATATTATTACAACTCATTTGAGCAAAGAAGAGCTTGTAGCCAAAAAACCTGAATTGAAAGGCAAAGAGCTCTATACTTTGGATTGTATTAAAATTTCATTGGAGACTATTGGGAAACCAATTCCAAATGCACCTATGCTTGGGGCTTTGATGAAAGTATCTGGAATGCTTGAGTTGAATTATTTTTTGGAGGCTTTCATTAAATTGCTTGGAAAAAAGCTTCCTCAAAAAATTATTGATGCCAATCGTGAGGCGATTACTAGGGCATACAATGAAGTGAAATAA
- a CDS encoding polyribonucleotide nucleotidyltransferase, whose protein sequence is MNESFDFTKVAQQSCGAVWYRHGKTILLASVAVDEDKTISEDFLPLTVQYIEKTYANAKFPSGFIKRESKPSDFETLTSRIIDRTLRPLFPKGYAYPTQISVIVLSYDGVSDLQVCALQAASSALYVSGLPFNYPVNAVRIGKKQGAFIINPSMQDLQESSLDLYISGCNEDILMIEMRSMQGETPNELSEEELYRAIEVAKTAIAQKSQQMMQAFQNSIHSPMALDISVENLNAEIVDFVWENYYEALDSALKQMAKSERASQLHKLALEIQRSVAWSFEEIVSALEFCKKRRLREMILKEQKRADGRRLDEVREIAIETNLLPCAHGSCLFKRGQTQALVVSTLGSDNDAQSYELLGDKTSSKERFMVHYNFPSFSVGEASMIGAPGRRELGHGNLAKRALESSIKDRRVIRLVSEILESNGSSSMATVCGGSLALLASGVETYDMVAGVAMGLVKEGDDFAILTDIMGLEDHCGDMDFKIAGTRHGITALQMDIKLGGIDLGILKQALNQAKRARLHILDIMQEARNKIQINEEIVPLIISFDVPADRMVEIIGQGGKIIKEIIERLGVNIDLDRTIGEVRISGLGRERLESAKEYILELLKKNQSKNFSCYSVGMEFEGCVKKIVDFGAFVEMPNGGDGLLHISKMRAKKAELCVGDIVSCRILAIGQNKIELDLI, encoded by the coding sequence ATGAATGAAAGTTTTGATTTTACAAAGGTTGCTCAGCAGTCTTGTGGAGCAGTGTGGTATCGTCATGGCAAGACGATTTTGTTGGCAAGCGTTGCTGTTGATGAGGATAAAACAATTAGCGAAGATTTTTTGCCTCTTACAGTCCAATACATTGAAAAGACCTATGCTAATGCCAAATTTCCTTCAGGATTTATTAAGCGTGAAAGCAAGCCTAGTGATTTTGAAACTCTTACATCTCGCATTATCGATCGCACATTGCGTCCATTGTTTCCAAAGGGGTATGCTTATCCTACTCAAATCAGTGTAATTGTTTTGAGTTATGATGGGGTAAGTGATCTCCAAGTGTGTGCTCTCCAAGCTGCCTCAAGTGCTTTATATGTTTCTGGACTCCCATTTAATTACCCTGTCAATGCGGTTAGAATCGGTAAAAAACAAGGAGCTTTCATAATAAATCCTAGTATGCAAGATCTTCAAGAAAGTAGTTTGGATTTATATATCTCAGGTTGCAATGAAGATATTTTGATGATTGAGATGCGAAGTATGCAAGGAGAAACACCAAATGAATTGAGTGAAGAGGAGCTTTATCGGGCGATTGAGGTTGCAAAAACGGCGATCGCTCAAAAATCACAGCAGATGATGCAAGCTTTTCAAAATAGTATTCATTCTCCAATGGCGCTTGATATATCTGTTGAAAATTTAAATGCAGAAATTGTGGATTTTGTTTGGGAAAATTATTATGAAGCTCTAGATTCTGCTTTGAAGCAAATGGCAAAGAGCGAGAGGGCTAGTCAGCTCCACAAGCTTGCTTTAGAGATACAAAGAAGTGTTGCTTGGAGTTTTGAAGAGATTGTTTCTGCTCTTGAGTTTTGTAAAAAAAGAAGATTGCGCGAAATGATTCTCAAAGAACAAAAGCGTGCTGATGGTCGAAGATTGGATGAGGTTAGAGAGATTGCGATTGAGACAAATCTTTTGCCTTGTGCGCACGGGTCTTGTCTTTTTAAGAGGGGGCAAACACAGGCTTTGGTTGTATCTACTCTTGGTAGCGATAATGATGCCCAAAGCTATGAGCTTTTGGGAGATAAAACATCATCCAAAGAGCGCTTTATGGTGCATTATAATTTTCCTAGTTTTAGTGTGGGTGAGGCGAGTATGATTGGTGCTCCAGGAAGAAGAGAGCTTGGACATGGAAATTTGGCAAAAAGAGCCCTAGAATCAAGCATCAAGGATCGACGAGTGATTAGGCTTGTGTCTGAAATCTTAGAATCAAATGGTTCTAGTTCGATGGCTACAGTTTGTGGAGGTTCTTTGGCTCTTCTTGCAAGTGGAGTGGAGACTTATGATATGGTTGCTGGTGTGGCAATGGGGCTGGTAAAGGAGGGTGATGATTTTGCGATTTTGACTGATATTATGGGATTGGAAGATCATTGTGGGGATATGGACTTTAAGATTGCTGGTACGCGACATGGCATTACTGCACTACAGATGGATATTAAGCTTGGAGGGATTGATCTAGGGATTTTAAAGCAAGCTCTCAATCAAGCAAAGAGAGCAAGGTTGCATATTTTAGATATTATGCAGGAAGCTCGAAACAAAATTCAGATCAATGAAGAGATTGTTCCTTTGATTATTTCTTTTGACGTGCCAGCGGATCGTATGGTAGAGATTATTGGACAAGGTGGAAAAATTATTAAAGAGATTATTGAGCGCCTTGGGGTAAATATTGATTTGGATCGAACAATCGGTGAGGTGAGGATAAGTGGATTGGGGAGAGAGCGTTTGGAATCTGCCAAAGAATACATTTTAGAGCTTTTGAAAAAGAATCAATCAAAAAACTTTTCTTGCTATAGCGTTGGGATGGAATTTGAAGGGTGTGTTAAAAAAATTGTAGATTTTGGGGCATTTGTTGAGATGCCTAATGGCGGTGATGGTTTGTTGCATATTAGCAAGATGCGTGCAAAAAAAGCAGAGCTTTGTGTTGGGGATATTGTTTCTTGTAGAATTTTGGCAATTGGGCAGAACAAAATTGAGCTTGATTTGATCTGA